The nucleotide window CAAGTACTGTACTTTCACTTCTTTATCTCTTGTACTCTCTTCTCCTTTTCTGCTCTGATTCAATACCCTGATTTCCTTTCTCTCGTAAGCTTGTTAAAAGGGAACAGGGCTTAATGTCACATGGATGTCTGTCTCTATGCTCTGTATCTGTTACTGTAAGACATATACACATGATTACAGTAAGACAATTGTACACTGAAATTGTCACCTTCCTCTTCATCTACTGTTGATACTGCAGGTGCACAGCTGGGCCATTCTACAAATAGAGTGCCTTTTATGGTAGTGCAATTTTGTAAAAAATAACTATTTATTTCAACAAATTTTTACATTTTgccataaagagcacatgttcaacttcataacaaaatgttttcccatctcaagaggttaaattaaGAAAAATGACTATAAAAGTGACAGGGTTggctgtaacagggttgacgatttcaacTGGTTTCAACCGGTGCCCCGGGGCCCCAAATGCAGTACTCTGGCCCTGACtacaaccagctcacctgctttaacACTATGGTTTGACCAGGCCTATTCAATGCTCTTTTGAAGAAGAAAAATTAAGGAATGGTTTTACCATATTAAAACGACAAATATAAATGAATAactaatcacattaaatacaTCCTTATAAGTTACTTTCCCAAAGAAACAAAATAATGATGAAAACTGGGTTAAAATCTTCCCAGAAGTTGGTAAAACATGACGTGGGACATTCCAAAATGGGGATTTTTTGagaaaacaaatgtttatttttatgaaaACACACTGTTATTGGATTTTTTTTACATGGGAATAGTTTTGTTAGAGTGAAGGTGTATGTGATCCAACTGTTTGAGTGTTTTATCAAAATTTACACACAATGTCGGAGGGACATGAAAAGGAACTCTATTCCTGGAATGACCCAACTATTTTAAAGAAACATTTAACTGACctagtcttccctgtagctcagttggtagagcatggtgtttgcaacaccagggttgtgggttcgattcccacggggggccagcacagaaaaaaaaaaattatgaaattgtatgaaatgtatacattcactactgtaagttgctatgGATAAGAGtgttgactaaaatgtaaatgtaacagcaCAGACTATGAATAACAGACACACATTAATAATTCCACCTTTCAAGGTGCATCCTGTAAACAACCCTTGTATTTTGACTGCTCTGATCTCTTATTTTTATGTTTCTTTACATACATGAACCAATTGGCTAAATATTTCATGTGTTAATTTCAATAAGTCAGCAGACATATCATACGATTATTGCCACATTTATTTGATCATGTGACTTATGTGGTCTAGTCATGCATACCAGAGTTACCAAGGGTTTGAATCCGACCCACTGCCCTTCTGAATCCCAACCTTTCCTGTCTTCTATTGGGGTCCTAGTTGTTAAATAAAACTACAAAATCTGTATGTGTTAATGTTCATCCATTTACTTATCATGTGCTCTTTTTCAGCAGTACCATTTCACAAGGTAGTTAGATGCATCATGGGAGTGGATCAGAACTTATCTACAGTAGTGGACCTGAACACATCTAATATAACCATGGAGTACAGCTCAGCCCGCTCAGTGGAACAGGTCCCTACAGAATACCGCATCGCAGGCCTGGTCTTCTACTGTGTCATCTTCATCATCGGCATAGTGGTCAACGTCACCGCATTATGGGTATTTGCCTTGACCACCAAGAGGAGGAACTCCGTCTCGGTCTACATGATCAACGTGGCCATAGTGGATCTCATCTTTATCATCCTTCTCCCCTTCCGGATGGTTTACTACGGCCAGGACTACTGGCCGTTCGGAGACATCTTCTGTCGGGTCAGCGCGGCTCTGACTGTCTTCTACCCCTGCATGGCCCTATGGCTCTTCGCCCTGATCAGCACTGACCGCTACGTGGCCATCATCCAGCCCAAACACAGCAAGGAGCTCAAGAACATCCCCAAAGCCCTGGTAGCATGCATCGGGGTGTGGATCATGACCCTGGGTAGCACTGTCCCCTTGCTCTTCCCAGACCACGACCCGGATCGCTCCTCCAACTTCACCACCTGCATCAAGATGCGTGACATCATCCACCTGCGAACGGACAACCCCGTCCACTTCACACGCCTGGCCTTCTTCTTCCTGGTGCCGATCTGTATTATGATTGGTTGCTATGTGGTCATCGTGGATAATCTCGTCCACGGACGGACTTCCAAGCTCAAGCCCAAGGTCAAGCAGAAGTCCATCAGGATCATCATCACGCTCATCGTCCAGGTGCTGGTGTGTTTTGTGCCCTTCCACGTTTGTTTGGTGGTTCTGTTGCTGGAAGGTGGGGATGGTTCAGACTACAGCACGTGGGGGGCCTTTACGACATTCCTGATGAATCTGAGTACAGTTCTGGACATTATTCTTTACTACATTGTCTCCAAGCAGTTCCAAGATAGAGTAATCAGTGTGATTCTGTACAGGAACTACCTGCGTAGCGTACGGAGGAAGAgcagacgcacacacactggGAGTGTGAGGTCGCTCAGTAACTTGACCAGCGCCATGATCTGAAGGTGGAAACCAAACTAAACTGTGCAAAAGAAGGTGACCCAGGGACTTTACATATGCATACCTGGCCGACAGTGACAGTCGGTGGCATTTATTATGAGGGaggacaatacatttttttatgagaatggctttatttctattacagcagaTTGGATgattgtcattcatattccatacaCCCAGCTCAATCTAACATTGAtcggtttaggctactacatgatactcacattttcctaTCATGAGGTTGGTACagcctagcctatgaatgaaagtttacaacctAGGAACACAGGTCAAGAGAAAGAGTTGAGTTATCAAGGtggcagacagtgacacattcaataccgtcttgcacactcttgcccaCATCTAGCTGACCtatggtgtaatcattagtccaacagttgcaaacaaaagtttctattggacataTGCAGGTATGTTTTTCCCCATTctgttccgtttgcttctgtttaagaaatgtttttcaacagaatcggcggaaggaatacacccctgatcacacgcaaacacagttcacttcacagcagccacatacaaacagcatgagcacaacacaacacatcagctgtctgtgaccaggcgaaaaaaccttccCAAG belongs to Salmo trutta chromosome 20, fSalTru1.1, whole genome shotgun sequence and includes:
- the gpr18 gene encoding N-arachidonyl glycine receptor — its product is MGVDQNLSTVVDLNTSNITMEYSSARSVEQVPTEYRIAGLVFYCVIFIIGIVVNVTALWVFALTTKRRNSVSVYMINVAIVDLIFIILLPFRMVYYGQDYWPFGDIFCRVSAALTVFYPCMALWLFALISTDRYVAIIQPKHSKELKNIPKALVACIGVWIMTLGSTVPLLFPDHDPDRSSNFTTCIKMRDIIHLRTDNPVHFTRLAFFFLVPICIMIGCYVVIVDNLVHGRTSKLKPKVKQKSIRIIITLIVQVLVCFVPFHVCLVVLLLEGGDGSDYSTWGAFTTFLMNLSTVLDIILYYIVSKQFQDRVISVILYRNYLRSVRRKSRRTHTGSVRSLSNLTSAMI